The proteins below come from a single Rhizobium rhizoryzae genomic window:
- a CDS encoding amino acid ABC transporter substrate-binding protein, with amino-acid sequence MKKQTLVGCVAAVLGFMGASFAHADTLDTVKKRGKLVCGVSLASPGFAAPNDKGRMEGFDADICRAVAAAVFGDGEKVEYIPTNINTRFQALQSGEIDILSRQTTVTFTREASLGIDFGPVVFYDGQGLMVSKSLGVKSAAELKDAAICTLPGTTTAQNLTDFFSKLGAKFEIVVFESPDENRAAFFSGRCDAISSDRSDLASIRAVSNKPDDYVVLPETISKEPLAPGVRQNDSNWRDIVSWSVWMLMAAEEKGITKANVDEKLKSEDPEVLRMLGASDNLGEMLKLDKKWGYNIIKSVGNYGEVFDRALGEKTSLGMTRGPNTPWNAGGLLYAPPFR; translated from the coding sequence ATGAAAAAACAGACTTTGGTTGGCTGCGTGGCCGCTGTTCTCGGTTTCATGGGGGCAAGTTTCGCGCATGCGGATACGCTCGATACCGTCAAGAAGCGTGGCAAGTTGGTGTGCGGCGTCTCGCTCGCATCGCCCGGTTTTGCGGCACCGAACGACAAGGGCCGCATGGAAGGCTTCGACGCCGATATCTGCCGTGCCGTCGCGGCTGCCGTTTTTGGAGACGGCGAAAAGGTCGAATACATCCCCACCAATATCAATACGCGCTTTCAGGCGCTGCAATCGGGTGAAATCGACATCCTGTCCCGCCAGACGACCGTGACCTTCACGCGTGAAGCGTCGCTCGGCATCGATTTCGGACCCGTGGTTTTCTATGACGGTCAAGGCTTGATGGTTTCCAAGTCGCTCGGCGTCAAAAGTGCTGCCGAACTGAAGGACGCCGCGATCTGCACCCTGCCTGGCACAACGACGGCACAGAACCTCACGGATTTCTTCAGCAAGCTCGGCGCCAAGTTCGAGATCGTCGTGTTCGAGAGCCCGGATGAAAACCGCGCCGCATTCTTCAGCGGCCGTTGCGATGCAATTTCGTCCGACCGCTCGGACCTTGCCTCGATCCGTGCCGTTTCCAACAAGCCGGACGATTATGTCGTTCTGCCTGAAACCATCTCGAAGGAACCCCTGGCGCCTGGCGTTCGCCAGAACGATTCCAACTGGCGCGATATCGTATCCTGGTCCGTCTGGATGCTGATGGCCGCCGAGGAAAAGGGTATCACCAAGGCCAATGTCGATGAGAAGCTGAAGAGCGAGGACCCGGAAGTGCTTCGCATGCTCGGCGCGTCTGACAATCTCGGCGAGATGCTGAAGCTCGACAAGAAGTGGGGCTACAACATCATCAAGTCGGTCGGCAACTACGGCGAAGTCTTCGATCGCGCACTGGGCGAAAAGACCAGCCTTGGCATGACCCGCGGCCCCAATACCCCGTGGAATGCTGGCGGCCTGCTCTACGCACCTCCTTTCCGTTGA